From a single Micromonospora pallida genomic region:
- a CDS encoding WecB/TagA/CpsF family glycosyltransferase, translated as MTSRKRNVLGVLVDATDYSAASEEVVRAARERRPLALTALAVHGVMTGVLDPAHNARLNSFDVVTPDGQPVRWALNLLHSAGLSDRVYGPELTLRVLARFADEGLPVYLYGSTEETLTRLIPALERMFPALKIAGVEPSKFRAVQPGEDVEIADRIRASGARLVLVGLGCPRQEIFTYAMRPLLDMPLMAVGAAFDYHAGLLRNPPPWMQRAGLEWFWRLGLEPKRLWKRYVILNPAYLARLGAQKTGLWKARPPAPATDRPSSFAV; from the coding sequence ATGACCTCGCGCAAGCGCAACGTGCTCGGCGTCCTGGTGGACGCCACCGACTACTCCGCCGCCTCGGAGGAGGTCGTCCGGGCCGCTCGGGAGCGGCGGCCGCTGGCGCTGACCGCGCTGGCCGTGCACGGGGTGATGACGGGTGTCCTCGACCCGGCGCACAACGCCCGGCTCAACTCCTTCGACGTGGTCACCCCGGACGGCCAGCCGGTGCGGTGGGCGCTCAACCTGCTGCACTCCGCCGGGCTGAGCGACCGGGTCTACGGCCCGGAGCTGACCCTGCGGGTGCTCGCCCGCTTCGCCGACGAGGGCCTGCCGGTCTACCTCTACGGCTCGACCGAGGAGACCCTCACCCGGCTCATCCCAGCGTTGGAGCGGATGTTCCCGGCCCTGAAGATCGCCGGGGTGGAGCCGTCGAAGTTCCGCGCGGTGCAGCCGGGCGAGGACGTCGAGATCGCCGACCGGATCCGGGCCAGTGGGGCCCGGCTCGTCCTGGTCGGGCTGGGCTGCCCCCGCCAGGAGATCTTCACGTACGCGATGCGTCCGCTGCTGGACATGCCGCTGATGGCGGTCGGGGCGGCCTTCGACTACCACGCCGGGCTGCTGCGCAACCCGCCGCCGTGGATGCAGCGGGCCGGGCTGGAGTGGTTCTGGCGGCTCGGTCTGGAGCCGAAGCGGCTCTGGAAGCGGTACGTCATCCTCAACCCGGCCTACCTGGCCCGGCTCGGCGCGCAGAAGACCGGCCTGTGGAAGGCCCGGCCGCCCGCGCCGGCCACCGACCGCCCGTCCAGCTTCGCCGTCTGA
- a CDS encoding S8 family peptidase, translating to MRLPRRSILVGVAAMSMAATATPALAAESVGSILNAGGATAVADSYIVVFKDTTVAQTKVSDNAKRLVGKHGGTVARTYSAALRGFEARVDAKTAARIAADPAVAYVEQNHTVSIAATQAPTPSWGLDRSDQRALPLDNSYTYPGTASNVTAYIIDTGIRTTHTDFGGRATWGTNTADTNNTDCNGHGTHVAGTVGGTAYGIAKGVRLVAVKVLNCQGSGTNAGVIGGVDWVTANAQKPAVANMSLGGGANATLDTAVRNSIASGVTYGLAAGNSNNDACTGSPGRTAEAITVGATTNTDARSSFSSFGTCLDIFAPGSSIVSAWNTNDTATNNISGTSMATPHVVGAAALVAGANPTWTPQQVRDSLVNNATNGVVTNPGAGSPNKLLYVVNDVTPPTNDFSVSVSPASGSTAPGGAVTATVNTATTNGSAQSVSLSASGLPSGATASFNPATVTSGASSALTIRTSETTPPGTYSVTVTGTAASGSRTATYSLTVTGNGGGSCSGTNDTDVAIPDPGTATSSITISGCGRAPSATSTVAVNIVHTYRGDLVIDLLAPDGTAYRLKNSALFDGADNVIATYTANLAGEAADGTWRLQVRDVFSGDTGYINTWSLNL from the coding sequence ATGCGTCTCCCACGCAGGTCGATTCTGGTCGGAGTGGCTGCCATGTCGATGGCAGCGACCGCCACACCGGCCCTGGCAGCCGAGTCCGTCGGCAGCATCCTGAACGCCGGCGGCGCCACCGCTGTCGCCGACAGCTACATCGTCGTGTTCAAGGACACCACGGTCGCCCAGACCAAGGTCAGCGACAACGCCAAGCGGCTGGTCGGCAAGCACGGCGGCACGGTCGCCCGGACCTACAGCGCCGCGCTGCGCGGCTTCGAGGCCCGCGTCGACGCGAAGACCGCGGCTCGGATCGCGGCGGACCCCGCCGTCGCGTACGTCGAGCAGAACCACACGGTCAGCATCGCCGCCACCCAGGCCCCGACGCCGTCCTGGGGCCTGGACCGGTCCGACCAGCGGGCGCTGCCGCTGGACAACTCGTACACGTACCCCGGTACGGCGAGCAACGTCACCGCCTACATCATCGACACCGGCATCCGGACCACGCACACCGACTTCGGTGGCCGGGCGACCTGGGGCACCAACACGGCCGACACCAACAACACCGACTGCAACGGGCACGGCACGCACGTCGCCGGCACCGTCGGCGGTACGGCGTACGGCATCGCCAAGGGCGTCCGCCTGGTCGCCGTCAAGGTGCTCAACTGCCAGGGCAGCGGCACCAACGCCGGCGTCATCGGCGGCGTCGACTGGGTGACCGCGAACGCGCAGAAGCCGGCCGTGGCGAACATGAGCCTCGGTGGCGGTGCCAACGCGACGCTCGACACCGCGGTCCGCAACTCGATCGCCTCGGGCGTGACCTACGGTCTGGCCGCCGGCAACAGCAACAACGACGCCTGCACCGGCTCGCCGGGCCGTACCGCCGAGGCCATCACGGTCGGCGCGACGACCAACACCGACGCCCGGTCGTCCTTCTCGAGCTTCGGCACCTGCCTGGACATCTTCGCGCCGGGCTCGTCGATCGTCTCGGCCTGGAACACCAACGACACCGCCACCAACAACATCAGCGGCACCTCGATGGCGACCCCGCACGTGGTCGGCGCGGCGGCCCTGGTGGCCGGCGCCAACCCGACCTGGACCCCGCAGCAGGTCCGCGACAGCCTGGTCAACAACGCCACCAACGGCGTGGTGACCAACCCCGGGGCGGGTTCGCCGAACAAGCTGCTCTACGTCGTCAACGACGTCACCCCGCCGACCAACGACTTCTCCGTCTCGGTCTCGCCGGCCTCCGGCTCGACCGCGCCGGGCGGCGCGGTGACCGCCACGGTCAACACCGCCACCACCAACGGCTCCGCCCAGTCGGTCAGCCTCTCGGCCAGCGGGCTGCCGTCCGGGGCGACCGCCTCGTTCAACCCGGCCACCGTCACCTCGGGTGCCTCCTCGGCGCTGACCATCAGGACCTCGGAGACCACCCCGCCCGGCACCTACTCGGTGACCGTGACCGGCACCGCGGCCTCGGGCAGCAGGACCGCGACCTACTCGCTGACGGTGACCGGCAACGGTGGCGGCAGCTGCTCCGGCACCAACGACACCGACGTGGCGATCCCGGACCCCGGCACCGCCACCAGCTCGATCACCATCTCCGGCTGCGGCCGGGCCCCCTCGGCCACCTCGACCGTGGCGGTGAACATCGTGCACACCTACCGTGGTGACCTGGTCATCGACCTGCTCGCCCCGGACGGCACGGCGTACCGCCTGAAGAACTCCGCCCTCTTCGACGGCGCGGACAACGTCATCGCCACCTACACCGCGAACCTCGCCGGTGAGGCGGCCGACGGCACCTGGCGTCTCCAGGTGCGGGACGTCTTCAGCGGCGACACCGGCTACATCAACACCTGGTCGCTGAACCTCTAG
- a CDS encoding DUF397 domain-containing protein has product MATKRVLADLTHASWFKSSRSGPNCDNCVEVAFVTGAVGVRDSKDPTGPALVFAPGDWLAFVGGTRHEAFGRN; this is encoded by the coding sequence ATGGCGACCAAGAGGGTCCTCGCGGACCTGACGCACGCATCGTGGTTCAAGAGCTCGCGCAGCGGGCCGAACTGCGACAACTGCGTGGAGGTGGCGTTTGTGACCGGAGCGGTCGGGGTCCGCGACTCGAAGGACCCGACCGGACCCGCTCTGGTCTTCGCCCCCGGTGACTGGCTCGCCTTCGTCGGCGGCACCAGGCACGAGGCGTTCGGCCGCAACTGA
- a CDS encoding helix-turn-helix domain-containing protein, translating to MSERRSPTIRRRRLGAELRRLRESAGITIEAVAERLECSASKVSRIETGHTTATPRDVRDMLAIYGVSEVEREELVQIAREARQRGWWYPYNSVLSGAYVGLEAAASSVRAYEQQVVPGLLQTADYARAMIEFARPDMPADEVDQRVRVRSNRQSLLTQDDPIDLWVVLDEAVVSRPVGCDEVMRAQMARLVEVAELSNVTIQVLPFSVGAHAGMDGSFTILDFPEPGDPDVVYAENGTGGLFLEKSDELQRFNYIFDQIRTQAMRPEASIAHIAELAEEPLWKWRPRGSSRT from the coding sequence GTGAGTGAACGCCGGAGCCCGACTATCCGGCGTCGCCGCCTCGGCGCCGAGTTGCGCCGGCTGCGCGAGTCCGCGGGGATCACCATCGAGGCCGTGGCCGAGCGGCTGGAGTGTTCGGCGTCGAAGGTCTCCCGAATCGAGACCGGCCACACCACCGCCACCCCACGCGACGTACGGGACATGCTCGCCATCTACGGGGTGTCGGAGGTCGAGCGCGAGGAGTTGGTGCAGATCGCCCGGGAGGCGCGTCAGCGCGGGTGGTGGTACCCGTACAACTCGGTGCTCTCCGGGGCGTACGTCGGACTGGAGGCCGCCGCCAGCTCCGTGCGGGCGTACGAGCAGCAGGTGGTGCCGGGTCTCCTGCAGACCGCCGACTACGCCCGGGCGATGATCGAGTTCGCTCGCCCGGACATGCCCGCCGACGAGGTGGACCAACGGGTGCGTGTCCGTTCCAACCGCCAGTCGTTACTGACCCAGGACGATCCGATCGATCTATGGGTGGTGCTCGATGAGGCGGTGGTGAGCCGGCCGGTGGGCTGTGACGAGGTGATGCGGGCGCAGATGGCGCGGCTGGTGGAGGTGGCCGAGCTGTCGAACGTCACCATCCAGGTGCTGCCCTTCAGCGTCGGGGCTCATGCGGGCATGGACGGCTCGTTCACGATCCTCGACTTTCCCGAGCCCGGTGATCCAGATGTCGTGTACGCGGAGAACGGTACGGGTGGGCTCTTCCTCGAGAAGAGCGACGAGCTTCAGCGCTTCAACTACATCTTCGACCAGATTCGAACCCAGGCCATGCGACCGGAGGCGTCTATCGCACACATCGCAGAACTGGCAGAGGAGCCGTTGTGGAAATGGCGACCAAGAGGGTCCTCGCGGACCTGA
- a CDS encoding Stk1 family PASTA domain-containing Ser/Thr kinase, which produces MSDDRQEPWTGKTPEGRPGGVAPSGGRPPDGRPDTPAGPPREPTRVRPATTAWSGRAEVPPPRSAHDAEAAPAEWYVEDQGDRRWWMPIVVASVALAAFAVLGLGLWLVARTGPEATPRSPLPSPSAEPPTSAPPTSPSTRAPTTQARVPMPNLVGLPRSAAEAALDRLGLGYRSELRRSDRPAGTVLGTEPKAGERVPVGTDVTLVVSEGSQPTSPSGASPAPTPPPTTGRTPTAAASR; this is translated from the coding sequence ATGAGCGACGACCGCCAGGAACCGTGGACCGGAAAGACGCCCGAGGGTCGGCCGGGAGGCGTCGCACCGTCGGGTGGCCGGCCGCCGGACGGACGTCCGGACACCCCGGCCGGGCCGCCCAGGGAACCCACGCGGGTACGACCGGCGACCACCGCCTGGTCGGGTCGGGCGGAGGTACCCCCGCCGAGGTCCGCCCACGACGCGGAGGCCGCGCCGGCCGAGTGGTACGTCGAGGACCAGGGTGATCGACGATGGTGGATGCCGATCGTGGTGGCCTCGGTGGCACTGGCCGCCTTCGCTGTGCTGGGTCTCGGCCTGTGGCTGGTCGCCCGAACCGGACCGGAGGCCACCCCACGGTCGCCGCTGCCCTCGCCGAGTGCGGAGCCGCCGACCAGCGCACCGCCGACCTCGCCGAGCACCAGGGCACCGACCACTCAGGCCCGGGTGCCGATGCCGAACCTGGTCGGGCTGCCCCGGTCAGCCGCCGAGGCCGCGCTGGACCGGCTGGGCCTGGGGTACCGGTCAGAACTGCGTCGCTCGGACCGGCCGGCCGGAACGGTGCTCGGGACCGAGCCGAAGGCGGGCGAGCGGGTGCCGGTCGGTACCGACGTCACCCTGGTCGTCTCCGAGGGCAGCCAGCCGACCAGCCCATCCGGAGCCTCCCCGGCCCCGACCCCGCCGCCGACCACCGGCCGTACCCCGACTGCCGCCGCGAGCCGATGA
- a CDS encoding glutamate--cysteine ligase — protein sequence MGRDVVQGAFSREDRVRYRQKVRRCLDVFALMLDDFGFDADRPMTGLEIELNLVDAAAEPAMRNDEILADIADPLFQTELGRFNLELNAKPRLIGGRGFTEYEQDLRGSLSRAGERAARSDATIVMVGILPTLTDEHLIADNLSKDERYRVLNDQIVGARGEDIELDIRGVERLQTHTDSIAPEAACTSLQFHLQVAPDSFADYWNASQAIAGVQVAVGANSPYLYGRQLWAETRIALFEQATDTRPDELKAQGVRPRVWFGERWVTSIFDLFEENVRYFPPLLPICDDEDPVDVLHAGGVPELSELRLHNGTVYRWNRPVYDIMDGRPHLRVENRVLPAGPTVVDMLANAAFYFGLARGLAESDRPIWSQLTFSSAEENFHAAARRGLGAVLHWPRLGEVPVGQLVLDVLLPKAATGLDRFGVDPAERDRLLGIIEQRCRTGRNGAVWQTETVWAAQRHRGMDRDAALQHMVRRYAELQHTNEPVHTWPVD from the coding sequence TGACGGGGCTGGAGATCGAACTCAACCTGGTCGACGCGGCGGCCGAACCGGCGATGCGCAACGACGAGATCCTCGCCGACATCGCCGACCCGCTGTTCCAGACCGAGCTGGGCAGGTTCAACCTGGAACTGAACGCCAAACCCCGGCTGATCGGCGGCCGGGGCTTCACCGAGTACGAGCAGGACCTGCGCGGCAGTCTGTCCCGGGCCGGGGAACGGGCGGCGCGGTCCGACGCCACCATCGTCATGGTCGGCATCCTGCCCACCCTCACCGATGAGCACCTGATCGCCGACAACCTCTCCAAGGACGAGCGCTACCGGGTGCTCAACGACCAGATCGTGGGGGCCCGGGGCGAGGACATCGAACTCGACATCCGGGGCGTGGAACGGTTGCAGACGCACACCGACTCGATCGCCCCGGAAGCGGCCTGCACCAGCCTTCAGTTCCATCTCCAGGTCGCCCCGGACAGCTTCGCCGACTACTGGAACGCCTCCCAGGCCATCGCGGGCGTCCAGGTCGCCGTCGGGGCGAACTCGCCGTACCTGTACGGCCGCCAACTCTGGGCGGAGACCCGGATCGCCCTCTTCGAGCAGGCCACCGACACCCGGCCGGACGAACTCAAGGCCCAGGGGGTACGCCCGCGGGTGTGGTTCGGCGAGCGGTGGGTGACCTCGATCTTCGACCTGTTCGAGGAGAACGTCCGCTACTTTCCGCCCCTGCTGCCCATCTGCGACGACGAGGACCCGGTCGACGTGCTGCACGCCGGTGGCGTCCCCGAGCTGAGCGAGCTGCGGCTGCACAACGGCACCGTCTACCGCTGGAACCGCCCGGTGTACGACATCATGGACGGCCGGCCACACCTACGGGTGGAGAACCGGGTGCTGCCCGCCGGTCCGACGGTGGTGGACATGCTGGCCAATGCCGCCTTCTACTTCGGGCTCGCCCGGGGGCTCGCCGAGTCCGACCGCCCGATCTGGAGCCAGCTCACCTTCAGTTCTGCCGAGGAGAACTTCCACGCCGCCGCCCGGCGTGGCCTGGGCGCGGTGCTGCACTGGCCCCGGCTGGGTGAGGTGCCGGTCGGCCAGTTGGTGCTCGACGTGCTGCTGCCGAAGGCGGCTACCGGACTGGACCGGTTCGGCGTCGACCCGGCCGAACGCGACCGGCTGCTCGGCATCATCGAGCAGCGCTGCCGTACCGGCCGCAACGGTGCGGTCTGGCAGACCGAGACGGTCTGGGCGGCCCAGCGGCACCGGGGCATGGACCGCGACGCGGCGTTGCAGCACATGGTGCGGCGCTACGCCGAGCTGCAACACACCAACGAGCCGGTGCACACCTGGCCGGTCGACTGA